A section of the Mangifera indica cultivar Alphonso chromosome 12, CATAS_Mindica_2.1, whole genome shotgun sequence genome encodes:
- the LOC123192637 gene encoding protein MALE DISCOVERER 2-like, protein MGGIWTPIGFRLLRFLVLIASLEIQGYWSLNADGLALWEFRSGVNQDPYGAFANWDPKDPTPCLWSGVHCLNGKVIMLDLKELYLEGTLAPELAKLRDLKILILHKNRFSGAIPKEFGELTKLELLDLRNNKLSGTIPVEVGGMLSLKRMLLCNNEFEGSIPVELTRPNLQFELQCDENLISSVVAGIGCLNRKCGHRIQHTSFKQLNKAESFVSLVKGVLTRYLNLLPLPVLKLGKDSLDTYGDHCCTYLPGSSETHIVQYMQNLVNVARRRLHEQSSNLPAAPATSGPSPNQIIALPIARSSGTFPAVPNAKKNLPQPAPQPSEADEGFPSPSNDVTISQHSPSPPSQSTGTESSDSSGSAWRYIYIVPGGAALFIFAAATVVMCRTRAAETIRPWKTGLSGQLQKAFITGVPKLNRSELETACEDFSNIIDTGDGCISYKGTLSNGVEIAVASTTITSAKNWSKSSETIYRKKIDTLSRINHKNFVNLIGYCEEAEPFSRMMVFEYAPNGTVYEHLHVEDLEHLDWNARMRIIMGTAYCLQYMHDLNPPVAHTNLHSSCIFLTDDYAAKVAEVSFPSQSVLQSKVSGENSVGKSELPPVADPETNVYNFGILLLELISGKLPYSDEHGPIEKWAAEYLDNKESICQIIDPNLNSVKNDEVDIICNVIKDCIQPNPEHRPTMKDVVARLREVTNISPDQAIPRLSPLWWAELEILSSEAT, encoded by the exons ATGGGGGGTATATGGACCCCTATTGGATTCCGATTACTGCGTTTCTTGGTTTTGATTGCGagtcttgaaattcaaggatatTGGTCTCTCAATGCCGATG GATTGGCTCTGTGGGAATTCCGCTCAGGGGTGAATCAGGATCCTTATGGCGCCTTTGCAAATTGGGATCCAAAGGATCCCACTCCTTGTTTGTGGTCAGGTGTTCATTGTCTCAACGGTAAAGTGATAATGCT GGATTTGAAAGAGCTGTATTTGGAAGGAACATTGGCACCTGAGCTAGCGAAGCTTAGAGACTTAAAAATTCT TATACTCCACAAAAACCGTTTCTCTGGTGCTATTCCTAAAGAGTTTGGAGAGCTTACAAAGCTGGAGCTTTTGGATTTAAGGAACAATAAGTTGAGTGGAACAATTCCAGTAGAAGTAGGGGGGATGCTGTCATTAAAACGCAT GTTGCTTTGCAATAATGAATTTGAAGGTAGCATTCCTGTGGAGCTCACAAGGCCAAACTTACAATTTGAATTGCAATGTGATGAAAATCTTATATCTTCTGTGGTAGCTGGAATTGGATGTCTAAATAGAAAGTGTGGACACCG CATTCAGCATACCAGTTTCAAGCAACTGAACAAGGCAGAATCCTTTGTTAGCTTAGTCAAAGGAGTTCTCACTCGTTACCTCAATCTCTTGCCGCTGCCAGT TTTGAAGCTTGGAAAGGATTCTCTGGATACTTATGGAGACCATTGCTGCACTTACCTGCCTG GTTCATCTGAGACACACATCGTTCAATATATGCAGAATCTTGTCAATGTTGCACGTCGTAGGCTACATGAACAGTCCAGTAACCTCCCTGCTGCACCTGCCACCAGTGGGCCTTCCCCCAACCAAATCATTGCTCTTCCAATTGCCCGAAGTAGTGGAACTTTTCCTGCTGTGCCAAATGCCAAAAAGAATCTTCCTCAACCTGCACCACAGCCTTCAGAAGCTGATGAAGGTTTTCCATCTCCAAGCAACGATGTTACAATTAGCCAACATTCCCCAAGCCCTCCTTCTCAGTCAACCGGTACGGAATCTTCAGATTCCAGTGGGAGTGCATGGAGGTATATTTATATTGTTCCTGGTGGAGCAGCTTTATTCATATTTGCTGCAGCCACAGTCGTCATGTGCCGAACCAGAGCGGCGGAAACCATTCGTCCATGGAAGACTGGACTAAGTGGACAGTTGCAGAAAGCATTTATTACAG GAGTTCCCAAGCTGAATCGATCAGAACTGGAAACAGCTTGTGAAGATTTCAGCAATATCATTGACACGGGTGACGGTTGCATTTCATACAAAGGAACACTTTCCAATGGAGTTGAGATAGCTGTTGCATCAACCACAATCACTTCTGCCAAAAACTGGTCAAAGAGCTCGGAGACCATTTACCGGAAAAAG ATTGATACACTGTCACGGATTAACCACAAGAACTTTGTCAATCTCATTGGCTACTGTGAGGAAGCTGAACCTTTCAGTAGGATGATGGTGTTTGAATATGCTCCAAATGGGACTGTATATGAGCATCTACAtg TCGAAGACCTGGAACATCTTGACTGGAATGCAAGAATGAGGATTATTATGGGAACGGCTTATTGTCTTCAATATATGCATGATCTGAACCCACCGGTAGCACATACCAACTTACATTCAAGTTGTATCTTTTTGACAGACGATTATGCTGCTAAG GTAGCAGAGGTTAGTTTTCCTTCTCAATCTGTACTCCAGTCAAAAGTCTCAGGTGAAAATAGTGTAGGGAAATCTGAACTGCCTCCTGTGGCTGATCCAGAAACTAATGTATACAATTTTGGCATATTATTGCTTGAACTCATTTCTGGAAAGCTCCCATACTCAGATGAACACGGGCCAATTGAGAAATGG GCTGCTGAATATTTGGACAACAAGGAGAGCATCTGCCAAATCATTGATCCGAACCTCAACTCAGTCAAAAACGATGAAGTTGATATCATCTGCAATGTTATTAAAGACTGCATCCAACCAAATCCTGAGCATAGACCAACGATGAAAGATGTTGTTGCTAGATTGAGGGAAGTGACTAACATCTCGCCTGATCAAGCCATCCCAAGACTTTCTCCCCTCTGGTGGGCTGAACTTGAGATCCTATCCTCAGAGGCAACTTAA
- the LOC123192103 gene encoding LOW QUALITY PROTEIN: protein DELAY OF GERMINATION 1 (The sequence of the model RefSeq protein was modified relative to this genomic sequence to represent the inferred CDS: substituted 1 base at 1 genomic stop codon), with amino-acid sequence MANSETHRSHSCFLEWMSIQKQDLAELLEALHSNYINDNKNSEKVYTQLTQKSLGHFQEYMVKRSHMYHEYPSAFFAPPWCTSLEHSTMWIAGCRPSSFIRLLYGLGGLEIEALLSELMEDSASRVSLSRLSANQLTMVNNLHLKTIKEEDKMMKKLATLQEDIADQPISLIANXLSRVEELNEEVERALDEHESAMANIIQEADNLRLNTLKELLNILTPEQAVDFLASGKKLHSCIHDWGKRRDRKHGRTSN; translated from the coding sequence ATGGCAAACAGTGAGACTCACCGTTCACATTCTTGCTTCCTAGAATGGATGAGCATTCAAAAGCAAGACCTCGCTGAGCTCCTTGAAGCCCTCCATTCAAACTACATTAACGACAACAAGAATTCTGAGAAGGTTTACACTCAACTAACCCAAAAGAGCCTCGGTCATTTCCAAGAATACATGGTTAAACGTTCACATATGTACCATGAATATCCTTCAGCCTTCTTTGCACCTCCATGGTGCACCTCTCTGGAGCATTCTACTATGTGGATAGCCGGCTGTCGACCGTCCTCGTTTATCCGGCTTCTGTATGGGCTTGGTGGGTTAGAGATCGAGGCTTTACTTTCTGAATTGATGGAGGACAGCGCCAGCAGGGTGAGTTTAAGTAGACTTTCAGCCAACCAACTCACAATGGTGAATAATTTACATTTGAAAACTATTAAAGAAGAGGATAAAATGATGAAGAAGTTGGCCACTTTGCAAGAAGACATAGCGGATCAACCCATCTCTTTGATTGCGAACTAACTGAGCCGAGTTGAAGAACTAAACGAGGAAGTGGAACGGGCACTCGATGAACACGAGTCAGCAATGGCAAATATAATTCAGGAGGCTGATAATCTGAGGTTAAACACGCTTAAGGAGCTGCTTAATATATTGACGCCGGAGCAAGCCGTGGATTTTCTTGCTTCAGGTAAGAAGCTTCACTCATGCATCCATGACTGGGGCAAAAGAAGGGATCGTAAGCATGGTCGCACCAGCAACTAA
- the LOC123192704 gene encoding CBL-interacting serine/threonine-protein kinase 20-like: protein MEKKGGILMNKYELGRLLGQGTFAKVYHGRNLKTGQSVAIKIIDKEKILKVGLIDQIKREISVMRLVRHPHIVQLYEVMASKNKVYFIMEYVKGGELFNEVAKGKLKEDTVRKYFQQLIGAVEFCHSRGVYHRDLKPENLLLDENGDLKISDFGLSALPESIRQDGLLHTTCGTPAYVAPEVINKKGYDGAKADIWSCGVVLYVLMAGYLPFYDSNLVEMYKKITRGEFRCPNWIPPEVRKLLSRILDPNPNTRITMAKLMENTWLKKNFKKPKIPQFPQGQQRNKMISDVHAAFESSESESSSTTSMASRSPVRPHLFNAFDIISLSQGFNLSGLFEPAVNGSLETRFTTTKPVSAIVSKFEEIAMTEKCNFNKEDGTVKLKHSKEGRKGQLTIDAEIFEVTPSFHVVELRKAAGDTIEYKDFCSQELKPSLKDIVWTWQGVE from the coding sequence atggagaaaaaaggAGGAATATTGATGAACAAGTATGAGCTCGGGCGATTGCTTGGACAAGGGACATTCGCCAAGGTCTACCATGGGAGAAACCTCAAGACAGGCCAAAGTGTAGCTATTAAGATCATTGATAAGGAGAAGATTTTGAAGGTTGGTTTGATTGATCAAATCAAACGAGAAATCTCTGTAATGCGCCTGGTTAGGCATCCCCATATTGTGCAGCTTTATGAGGTGATGGCAAGCAAAAACAAGGTATATTTCATCATGGAGTATGTGAAAGGAGGTGAACTTTTCAACGAAGTTGCCAAAGGGAAGCTCAAAGAAGACACTGTAAGAAAGTATTTTCAACAATTGATTGGAGCTGTTGAGTTTTGTCATAGCCGAGGGGTGTATCATCGCGATCTCAAGCCAGAGAATCTCCTTCTTGATGAAAATGGTGACTTGAAGATTTCAGATTTTGGGTTGAGTGCATTGCCGGAATCAATAAGACAGGATGGTCTTCTTCACACAACATGCGGAACTCCTGCTTATGTTGCTCCGGAAGTTATCAACAAGAAGGGTTATGATGGAGCCAAAGCTGATATTTGGTCATGTGGGGTTGTTCTTTATGTTCTTATGGCTGGTTATCTCCCTTTCTATGATTCTAATCTCGTGGAAATGTACAAGAAGATCACAAGAGGTGAATTCAGATGCCCCAACTGGATTCCACCGGAAGTTCGAAAACTTCTGTCCAGGATTCTTGATCCGAATCCTAACACAAGAATCACCATGGCTAAGCTCATGGAAAATACCTGGTTAaagaagaattttaaaaaacctaaaatcccACAATTCCCACAAGGCCAACAGAGAAACAAGATGATCAGCGATGTTCATGCTGCGTTTGAGTCATCAGAAAGCGAGAGTAGTTCAACTACATCAATGGCAAGCAGAAGTCCAGTTAGACCTCATCTTTTTAATGCCTTTGACATTATATCTCTCTCCCAAGGCTTTAATTTATCAGGCTTATTCGAGCCAGCTGTGAACGGCAGTCTAGAAACGAGGTTCACTACAACAAAGCCAGTCTCGGCCATTGTGTCCAAGTTCGAAGAGATAGCAATGACGGAGAAATGTAACTTCAACAAGGAGGATGGAACAGTGAAATTAAAACACAGCAAAGAAGGGAGAAAAGGGCAGCTCACAATAGACGCTGAAATCTTCGAAGTGACACCATCTTTTCACGTGGTGGAGCTGAGGAAAGCAGCCGGAGATACAATAGAATATAAAGACTTCTGCAGCCAAGAACTGAAGCCTTCTCTGAAGGACATAGTGTGGACTTGGCAAGGAGTTGAATAG
- the LOC123192703 gene encoding CBL-interacting serine/threonine-protein kinase 12-like, whose amino-acid sequence MAQTATPTAPLAISKPISTSNKEQSPLLGRYEVGKLLGHGTFAKVYHARNIKSGESVAIKVIDKEKILKGGLIDHIKREIAILRRVRHPNIVQLFEVMATKSKIYFVMEYVRGGELFNKVAKGRLKEDVARKYFQQLISAVGFCHARGVFHRDLKPENLLLDENGDLKVSDFGLSAVSDQIRQDGLFHTFCGTPAYVAPEVLARKGYLAAKVDIWSCGVILFVLMAGYLPFHDQNIMAMYKKIYKGEFRCPRWFSPELIRLLSRLLDTNPETRITIQGIMEFRWFKRGFKHIKFYIEDDKVCNVEEDDETDVESSSDTSLCESDSEIVTRRKPTSLPRPASLNAFDIISFSPGFDLSGLFEEGGEGTRFVSGAPVSKIISKLEEIAKLESFTVRKKDCRVSLEGSREGVKGPLTIAAEIFELTPKLVVVEVKKKGGDKAEYEEFCNNELKPGLQNLTSDESESAVVSAVDASHLPSDTE is encoded by the coding sequence ATGGCACAAACCGCCACCCCCACCGCCCCCCTCGCCATCTCCAAGCCCATCTCCACCTCTAACAAGGAACAAAGTCCGCTCTTAGGACGCTACGAGGTGGGAAAACTTCTCGGTCATGGAACCTTCGCCAAAGTCTACCATGCTCGCAACATCAAGTCCGGCGAAAGTGTGGCCATCAAAGTTATTGATaaagaaaagattttgaaaggtGGACTCATCGATCACATCAAGCGTGAAATCGCTATTCTTCGGAGGGTTCGTCACCCGAACATTGTGCAATTGTTTGAAGTGATGGCAACTAAGTCCAAGATCTATTTTGTTATGGAGTATGTTCGGGGTGGTGAACTCTTTAACAAGGTTGCTAAAGGGAGATTAAAGGAAGATGTTGCGAGGAAATATTTTCAGCAGCTAATTTCAGCTGTCGGTTTTTGCCATGCGCGTGGCGTTTTCCATCGTGATTTGAAACCTGAAAATTTGCTACTTGACGAGAATGGTGATCTTAAAGTTTCTGACTTTGGACTTAGTGCTGTGTCCGATCAAATTCGTCAAGATGGTTTGTTTCACACTTTTTGTGGGACGCCGGCTTATGTGGCTCCGGAGGTTTTAGCGAGAAAAGGTTATCTTGCAGCTAAGGTAGATATTTGGTCTTGTGGGGTGATTTTGTTTGTGTTAATGGCTGGCTATTTACCTTTTCATGATCAAAACATTATGGCTATGTATAAGAAGATTTATAAGGGTGAATTTAGATGTCCAAGATGGTTTTCTCCTGAGTTAATTAGGCTTTTATCAAGGTTACTGGATACTAATCCTGAGACAAGAATCACTATTCAGGGAATCATGGAATTCAGGTGGTTTAAAAGGGGGTTTAAgcatataaagttttatatagAGGATGATAAAGTCTGCAATGTTGAGGAGGATGACGAGACGGATGTGGAATCATCATCTGACACATCATTGTGTGAATCAGACTCTGAAATTGTAACAAGAAGGAAACCAACTTCGTTACCTAGACCGGCAAGTTTGAATGCATTTGATATTATATCCTTTTCTCCTGGATTTGATTTATCTGGGTTGTTTGAAGAGGGCGGAGAGGGTACAAGATTTGTGTCAGGAGCTCCGGTTTCAAAGATTATATCCAAATTGGAGGAGATTGCAAAGTTGGAGAGTTTTACAGTAAGGAAGAAGGATTGCAGAGTGAGTTTGGAGGGGTCGAGAGAAGGCGTGAAGGGGCCTTTGACAATTGCAGctgaaatatttgaattaaccCCTAAATTGGTGGTAGTGGAGGTAAAGAAAAAAGGAGGTGACAAAGCAGAATATGAAGAATTCTGTAATAATGAATTGAAACCTGGGTTGCAAAATTTGACGAGCGATGAATCAGAATCTGCTGTTGTTTCTGCTGTTGATGCTTCTCATTTGCCTTCAGATACGGAATAG